Proteins encoded by one window of Streptomyces sp. LX-29:
- a CDS encoding CCA tRNA nucleotidyltransferase: protein MPNANNDSPTQQPTTELSQAQRRAVSELLRVSPVADDLASRFQEAGFHLALVGGSVRDALLGRLGNDLDFTTDARPEDVLKIVRPWADAVWEVGIAFGTVGCRKKSPIANAAVQDYQIEITTYRSEAYDRTSRKPEVSYGDSIEEDLVRRDFTVNAMAVALPQKEFIDPHNGLEDLAARVLRTPGTPEESFSDDPLRMMRAARFAAQLDFEVAPEVVDAMKAMADRIEIVSAERVRDELNKLIVAAYPRKGLTLLVETGLADRVLPELPALRLERDEHHRHKDVYEHTLTVLDQAIALEENGPDLVLRLAALLHDIGKPKTRRFEKDGRVSFHHHEVVGAKQTKFRMTKLKYSNDLVKDVSRLVELHLRFHGYGTGEWTDSAVRRYVRDAGPLLDRLHKLTRSDCTTRNKRKAAALSRAYDSLEERIARLQEQEELDAIRPDLDGNEIMEILGIGPGPQIGKAYKHLLELRLEHGPMERDAAIAALKEWWAAQG, encoded by the coding sequence GTGCCGAATGCCAACAATGACAGCCCCACCCAGCAGCCGACGACCGAACTGAGCCAGGCCCAGCGCCGGGCCGTGAGTGAACTTCTGCGGGTGTCCCCCGTCGCCGACGATCTTGCCAGCCGATTCCAGGAGGCCGGGTTCCACCTCGCCCTGGTCGGTGGCTCGGTCCGCGACGCGCTGCTCGGGCGGCTCGGCAACGATCTCGACTTCACCACGGACGCCCGTCCGGAGGATGTGCTGAAGATCGTCCGGCCGTGGGCCGACGCGGTGTGGGAGGTCGGCATCGCCTTCGGCACGGTCGGCTGCCGCAAGAAGTCCCCGATCGCCAACGCGGCCGTTCAGGACTATCAGATCGAGATCACGACTTATCGCTCCGAAGCGTATGACCGCACCTCGCGCAAGCCGGAGGTGTCCTACGGCGACTCCATCGAGGAGGATCTGGTCCGCCGGGACTTCACGGTCAACGCGATGGCGGTCGCCCTGCCGCAGAAGGAGTTCATCGACCCGCACAACGGCCTGGAGGACCTGGCCGCGCGGGTGCTGCGCACTCCGGGGACCCCGGAGGAGTCCTTCTCCGACGACCCGCTGCGCATGATGCGCGCCGCGCGCTTCGCCGCGCAGCTCGACTTCGAGGTGGCCCCCGAGGTCGTCGACGCGATGAAGGCGATGGCCGACCGGATCGAGATCGTCTCCGCGGAGCGCGTGCGGGATGAGCTCAACAAGCTGATCGTGGCGGCGTACCCCCGGAAGGGGCTCACGCTGCTGGTGGAGACCGGTCTGGCCGATCGGGTGCTGCCGGAGCTGCCGGCGCTCCGGCTGGAGCGCGATGAGCACCACCGGCACAAGGACGTCTACGAGCACACGCTGACCGTGCTGGACCAGGCGATCGCCCTGGAGGAGAACGGCCCGGACCTGGTGCTGCGGCTGGCCGCGCTGCTGCACGACATCGGCAAGCCGAAGACCCGCCGGTTCGAGAAGGACGGCCGGGTCTCCTTCCACCACCACGAGGTGGTCGGGGCGAAGCAGACCAAGTTCCGCATGACGAAGCTGAAGTACTCCAACGACCTGGTGAAGGACGTCTCCCGGCTCGTCGAACTGCACCTGCGCTTCCACGGCTACGGCACCGGGGAGTGGACCGACTCGGCCGTGCGCCGCTACGTCCGCGACGCCGGGCCGCTGCTGGACCGGCTGCACAAGCTGACCCGCTCGGACTGCACCACGCGGAACAAGCGCAAGGCCGCCGCCCTCTCCCGTGCCTACGACAGCCTGGAGGAGCGCATCGCCCGACTCCAGGAGCAGGAGGAGCTGGACGCGATCCGTCCCGACCTGGACGGCAACGAGATCATGGAGATCCTCGGCATCGGCCCGGGCCCGCAGATCGGCAAGGCCTACAAGCACCTGCTGGAGCTGCGGCTGGAGCACGGGCCGATGGAACGCGACGCGGCGATCGCGGCGCTCAAGGAGTGGTGGGCCGCGCAGGGCTGA
- a CDS encoding protein kinase family protein: MAERSTAAVDVADSGGEKPLTAEADEAMTDGAGTDKKAGADAGQSGEAAANSAAGKGSAAKASPPELHSGHKLARRYRLEECVTRLDGFSSWRAVDEKLRRAVGIHVLPADHSRARPVLAAARSAALLGDPRFVQVLDAVEENDLVYVVHEWLPDATELTAVLASGPLEPHDAYQLVSQVSQAMAAAHREGLAHLRLTPGSVLRTSSGQYRIRGLAVMAALRGISSDHPQRTDTESIGALLYAALTQRWPYEDDAYGLAGLPKGVGLIAPDQVRAGVHRGLSDLAMRALVNDGATASRQEPPCTTPEELAKAVAAMPRIRPPEPVFTPPEAYQHQSYQHQGYHRGGYGQPPSHGAHPRAGRPMPMPPPPPPPLQTRTGKALKWTVSALLIAALGLGSWQLADALLKKEQSGGQDHGEEKKDDDKPKPVAKKLDIKDAAEFSPGSKAQHPADADDTHDGDASTTWRTSSFIDGPEFAPTVKKGVGIIYDLGSPQKVTGASLDLQYSANPRGYTTVTLYATDSLTPWADTKNPVSGFKKLATTTEPGTTAKLSVPENKIVKTRYVLVWITALPYSPPEADSTHPYKQAIREITFTG, translated from the coding sequence GTGGCGGAACGGAGCACGGCTGCCGTCGACGTGGCTGACAGCGGCGGCGAGAAGCCGCTGACCGCTGAGGCGGACGAGGCCATGACCGACGGGGCGGGGACCGACAAGAAGGCCGGCGCGGACGCCGGGCAATCCGGCGAGGCGGCGGCCAACTCGGCTGCGGGCAAAGGCTCCGCGGCCAAGGCGAGCCCTCCTGAACTGCACAGCGGCCACAAACTCGCCAGACGGTATCGCCTCGAAGAGTGCGTCACACGTCTGGACGGATTCAGCAGTTGGCGCGCCGTCGACGAGAAGTTGCGCCGGGCCGTGGGCATTCACGTGCTGCCCGCCGACCACTCCCGCGCCCGCCCCGTGCTCGCCGCCGCGCGCTCCGCGGCGCTGCTGGGCGACCCGCGCTTCGTCCAGGTCCTCGACGCCGTCGAGGAGAACGACCTCGTCTACGTGGTCCACGAGTGGCTTCCTGACGCCACGGAGCTGACCGCGGTCCTCGCCAGCGGTCCGCTGGAGCCACACGACGCCTACCAACTCGTCAGCCAGGTCTCCCAGGCCATGGCCGCCGCCCACCGCGAGGGCCTGGCCCACCTCCGACTCACCCCCGGCTCCGTGCTGCGCACCTCCTCGGGGCAGTACCGCATTCGCGGCCTCGCCGTCATGGCCGCGCTCCGCGGGATCTCCTCCGACCATCCGCAGCGCACCGACACCGAGTCGATCGGCGCGCTGCTGTACGCCGCGCTGACCCAGCGCTGGCCCTACGAGGACGACGCGTACGGCCTCGCGGGCCTTCCCAAGGGCGTCGGGCTGATCGCGCCGGACCAGGTCCGCGCGGGGGTCCACCGCGGGCTCTCCGACCTCGCCATGCGCGCCCTGGTCAACGACGGCGCCACGGCGTCCCGCCAGGAGCCGCCCTGCACCACGCCTGAAGAGCTGGCCAAGGCGGTGGCCGCGATGCCCCGTATCCGGCCCCCGGAGCCCGTTTTCACACCTCCTGAGGCGTACCAGCACCAGAGCTACCAGCACCAGGGCTACCACCGCGGCGGATACGGTCAGCCGCCGTCCCACGGCGCCCACCCCCGTGCCGGCCGCCCCATGCCGATGCCTCCGCCGCCCCCGCCGCCGCTGCAGACCCGCACCGGCAAGGCCCTGAAGTGGACCGTCTCCGCCCTGCTGATCGCGGCCCTCGGCCTGGGCAGCTGGCAGCTGGCGGACGCCCTGCTGAAGAAGGAGCAGTCGGGGGGGCAGGACCACGGCGAGGAGAAGAAGGACGACGACAAGCCGAAGCCGGTCGCCAAGAAGCTGGACATCAAGGACGCGGCGGAGTTCTCTCCGGGCTCCAAGGCACAGCATCCCGCCGACGCAGACGACACCCATGACGGCGATGCGTCGACGACCTGGCGAACAAGCAGCTTCATCGACGGCCCCGAGTTCGCTCCCACGGTCAAGAAGGGCGTCGGGATCATCTACGACCTCGGGTCTCCGCAGAAGGTCACCGGGGCCTCCCTCGACCTGCAGTACAGCGCGAACCCGAGGGGTTACACCACGGTCACCCTCTATGCCACGGACTCCCTGACACCCTGGGCCGATACCAAGAATCCGGTCAGCGGCTTCAAGAAGCTCGCAACGACCACTGAGCCTGGCACGACCGCCAAGCTCTCCGTCCCCGAGAACAAGATCGTCAAGACCCGCTACGTCCTCGTCTGGATCACGGCGCTTCCCTACTCGCCGCCTGAGGCGGACTCCACGCACCCCTACAAGCAGGCCATCAGAGAGATCACGTTCACCGGCTGA
- a CDS encoding DUF6049 family protein produces the protein MAEAAEFQGTPSAPARRWFRRTAALLAGVPLLAGVLQLPAAPAARATGPQPAAAPSGSRTVDVDITGLTPTTPSENDTLTITGTVTNNGRSTVSGASVALRVGPPMNSRTAIEDAAERKGYDSSRDGLEIGGKYARKVGKLRAGVSRDFTLSVPVKELRLNQPGAYLIGVALSGESGSEPWPHVLGIERTFLPWQPSGAPKKTRLTYLWPLISTSHLMARTEADEQQTPIFRDDTLRADLAPGGRLQQMVALGKDLPVTWVIDPDLLASAHAMTEDYLIEKEDGSTEEGEGQADARQWLGELQKAVQGHQVVALPFADPDLASLAHRGTKVSGALSHLQSATRLSATTVESILGVKPRTDFAWPVDGAIDRSIVGVATSAGAHNIIARGDSLRETGDLLYTPTAARQIGGGNTAIVADARLSTVFSGDMTRAENATPAVQRFLAQSQMLTMQAPDKQRSIVVAPQRMPTTSQAQAMAAALGGLQGGRWTQPSTLGDAAKAKPDPGATRKVPGDRAYRTALRRHELPTGAFEEIQKTQVALNRFKVILTAKERVVTPFGTAIMREMSTSWRADATGATDYRRSINAYLKELSGKVRLIPKTKVTLSGRSATIPVTVQNGLAQDVKGLTLSLKSSQPIRLQVSDAQTIDIERGHSQSLKFGTTAKANGRVFVTAQLITADGQPYGEEMPFEVNVTEATSTVILVIAGGVLLLVLAGIRIYVQRKRAGHDGDSDENNKTDMTDGSKAADEDERADESGGPNAVVPEQPSDPTPDTGSQNAEPSGSGEKVDH, from the coding sequence GTGGCCGAGGCGGCAGAGTTCCAGGGGACCCCTTCTGCTCCCGCCCGCCGGTGGTTCCGGCGCACCGCGGCGCTGCTCGCCGGTGTGCCGCTCCTCGCGGGGGTGCTCCAGCTCCCCGCGGCACCGGCGGCCCGGGCGACGGGACCCCAGCCGGCCGCCGCCCCCAGCGGCTCCCGCACGGTCGACGTCGACATCACCGGCCTCACCCCCACCACGCCGTCGGAGAACGACACCCTGACGATCACCGGGACGGTGACCAACAACGGCCGCTCCACGGTCAGCGGCGCCTCCGTCGCCCTGCGGGTCGGCCCGCCCATGAACAGCCGCACCGCGATCGAGGACGCGGCCGAGCGCAAGGGGTACGACTCCAGCCGTGACGGTCTGGAGATCGGCGGCAAGTACGCCAGGAAGGTCGGCAAGCTGCGGGCCGGAGTCAGCCGCGACTTCACGCTCTCCGTGCCGGTCAAGGAGCTCAGGCTGAACCAGCCCGGCGCCTACCTCATCGGGGTCGCGCTCAGCGGCGAGTCCGGCAGCGAGCCCTGGCCGCACGTGCTCGGCATCGAGCGGACCTTCCTGCCCTGGCAGCCGTCCGGCGCCCCCAAGAAGACCCGCCTCACCTACCTGTGGCCGCTGATCTCCACCAGCCACCTGATGGCCCGCACCGAGGCCGACGAGCAGCAGACCCCGATCTTCCGTGACGACACCCTGCGGGCCGACCTCGCCCCCGGCGGGCGGCTGCAGCAGATGGTCGCGCTCGGCAAGGACCTACCGGTCACCTGGGTCATCGACCCCGACCTCCTGGCCTCGGCCCATGCGATGACCGAGGACTACCTGATCGAGAAGGAGGACGGCTCCACCGAGGAGGGGGAGGGCCAGGCCGACGCCAGGCAGTGGCTCGGCGAGCTCCAGAAGGCGGTACAGGGGCACCAGGTGGTCGCCCTGCCCTTCGCCGACCCCGACCTCGCCTCGCTCGCCCACCGGGGCACCAAGGTCTCCGGGGCGCTCAGCCACCTCCAGTCGGCCACCAGGCTCTCCGCGACCACCGTGGAGTCCATCCTCGGGGTGAAGCCGCGCACGGACTTCGCCTGGCCGGTGGACGGCGCGATCGACCGCTCGATCGTCGGCGTGGCCACCTCGGCCGGCGCCCACAACATCATCGCCCGCGGCGACAGCCTGCGCGAGACCGGTGACCTGCTGTACACGCCCACCGCCGCGCGGCAGATCGGCGGCGGCAACACAGCGATCGTCGCGGACGCCCGGCTGTCCACCGTGTTCTCCGGGGACATGACCCGCGCCGAGAACGCCACCCCGGCCGTGCAGCGCTTCCTCGCCCAGAGCCAGATGCTCACCATGCAGGCGCCCGACAAGCAGCGCAGCATCGTCGTCGCGCCACAGCGCATGCCGACCACCAGCCAGGCCCAGGCCATGGCCGCCGCCCTCGGCGGGCTCCAGGGCGGCCGCTGGACCCAGCCCTCCACCCTCGGGGACGCCGCCAAGGCCAAGCCCGACCCCGGAGCCACCCGCAAGGTGCCGGGCGACCGCGCGTACCGCACCGCGCTGCGCCGCCACGAGCTGCCGACCGGCGCCTTCGAGGAGATCCAGAAGACCCAGGTGGCGCTGAACCGCTTCAAGGTCATCCTCACGGCCAAGGAGCGGGTGGTCACCCCGTTCGGCACCGCGATCATGCGGGAGATGTCCACGTCCTGGCGCGCCGACGCCACGGGCGCCACCGACTACCGCCGCTCCATCAACGCGTACCTGAAGGAGCTCAGCGGCAAGGTCAGGCTGATTCCCAAGACCAAGGTCACGCTGTCGGGGCGGAGCGCGACGATCCCGGTGACCGTGCAGAACGGGCTGGCCCAGGACGTGAAGGGGCTGACCCTGAGCCTCAAGTCCAGCCAGCCCATCCGCCTCCAGGTGAGCGACGCCCAGACGATCGACATCGAGCGCGGCCACAGCCAGTCGCTGAAGTTCGGCACCACGGCCAAGGCCAACGGCCGGGTCTTCGTCACGGCCCAGCTGATCACCGCCGACGGTCAGCCCTACGGCGAGGAGATGCCCTTCGAGGTGAACGTCACCGAGGCCACCTCGACCGTCATCCTGGTCATCGCGGGCGGCGTCCTGCTGCTGGTCCTGGCGGGGATCCGGATCTACGTCCAGCGCAAGCGCGCCGGCCATGACGGCGACAGTGACGAAAACAACAAAACCGACATGACCGACGGGTCCAAAGCCGCGGACGAGGACGAAAGGGCTGACGAGAGCGGTGGTCCGAACGCCGTCGTCCCCGAGCAGCCGAGTGACCCGACCCCGGACACCGGTTCGCAAAACGCTGAGCCATCCGGCTCAGGTGAGAAAGTGGACCATTGA
- a CDS encoding inositol-3-phosphate synthase encodes MGSVRVAIVGVGNCAASLVQGVEYYKDADPNSRVPGLMHVQFGDYHVRDVEFVAAFDVDAKKVGLDLADAIGASENNTIKICDVPSTGVTVQRGHTLDGLGKYYQATIEESAEEPADIVQVLKDKQVDVLVCYLPVGSEDAAKFYAQCAIDAKVAFVNALPVFIAGTKEWADKFTEAGVPIVGDDIKSQVGATITHRVMAKLFEDRGVILDRTMQLNVGGNMDFKNMLERERLESKKISKTQAVTSQIPDRELGEKNVHIGPSDYVAWLDDRKWAYVRLEGRAFGDVPLNLEYKLEVWDSPNSAGVIIDAVRAAKIAKDRGVGGPILSASSYFMKSPPVQYFDDEARENVEKFIKGEVES; translated from the coding sequence ATGGGTTCGGTTCGCGTAGCCATCGTCGGCGTGGGCAACTGCGCCGCGTCGCTGGTCCAGGGCGTCGAGTACTACAAGGACGCCGACCCGAACAGCCGCGTGCCGGGTCTTATGCACGTGCAGTTCGGCGACTACCACGTCCGTGACGTGGAGTTCGTGGCCGCCTTCGACGTGGACGCGAAGAAGGTCGGCCTCGACCTCGCGGACGCCATCGGTGCCAGCGAGAACAACACCATCAAGATCTGCGACGTGCCGAGCACCGGCGTGACCGTCCAGCGCGGCCACACCCTCGACGGCCTCGGCAAGTACTACCAGGCCACCATCGAGGAGTCCGCCGAGGAGCCGGCCGACATCGTCCAGGTCCTCAAGGACAAGCAGGTCGACGTTCTGGTCTGCTACCTCCCGGTCGGCTCCGAGGACGCGGCGAAGTTCTACGCGCAGTGCGCCATCGACGCGAAGGTCGCCTTCGTCAACGCCCTCCCGGTCTTCATCGCCGGCACCAAGGAGTGGGCGGACAAGTTCACCGAGGCCGGTGTGCCGATCGTCGGTGACGACATCAAGTCGCAGGTCGGCGCCACCATCACGCACCGCGTGATGGCCAAGCTGTTCGAGGACCGGGGCGTCATCCTGGACCGCACGATGCAGCTGAACGTCGGCGGCAACATGGACTTCAAGAACATGCTCGAGCGCGAGCGCCTGGAGTCCAAGAAGATCTCCAAGACGCAGGCCGTCACCTCGCAGATCCCCGACCGGGAGCTCGGCGAGAAGAACGTGCACATCGGCCCGTCCGACTACGTGGCGTGGCTCGACGACCGCAAGTGGGCCTACGTCCGCCTTGAGGGCCGTGCGTTCGGCGACGTCCCGCTGAACCTGGAGTACAAGCTGGAGGTCTGGGACTCCCCGAACTCCGCGGGTGTGATCATCGACGCGGTGCGCGCCGCGAAGATCGCCAAGGACCGTGGCGTGGGCGGCCCGATCCTCTCCGCCTCCTCCTACTTCATGAAGTCCCCGCCGGTGCAGTACTTCGACGACGAGGCGCGGGAGAACGTCGAGAAGTTCATCAAGGGCGAGGTCGAGAGCTGA
- the murJ gene encoding murein biosynthesis integral membrane protein MurJ, whose amino-acid sequence MNAPYDGDRGHGRGEDPAGRVPHAPHDPYAPEPHQQDPYLGDPRQISYSRLPYLQDPYAHDPYGGGTYDTGTFEAYPYPTQDPYAHDPLTDARYDRAAHPPPPAGPPAQGQLYGQPAPGQHAPDPQVWAPTPAPQPEGPSQYLPYGDDPAHTQYVGVDDLVTHAADDRPQPDAFAHLYRDQQPYGQQTTMEPAHTMESAQQQTQPYPQVQQHQQAYPPVPPPMGGPMPPPAAEPEPLEETEAPAPATARKRGKAASVLQSSALMAAGTLVSRLTGFIRQIVIVAALGGAMLGDAYGVAYQLPAMVYFLTVGGGLNSVFVPQLVRAMKEDDDGGVAFANRLLTLAMVILGALVAVSMFAAPWLIQLLSPEIASKPAGNEVAVTFARYCLPTLFFMGVHVVVGQILNARGRFGAMMWTPVLNNVVVIASFSLFIWVFGTHAESNMTETTITAEGIRLLGMGTLLGLTVQALAMFPYLRATGFRYRPRFDWRGKGLGKSARLAKWTVLFVLANQVGLVVVTRLSTAAGAESGVKGAGFVGYTSAQLIWGMPQAIITVSVMAALLPRLSRAAHDGDAGAVRDDISQGLRTSAVAIVPVAFAFLALGVPISTLLFGASGTNQAVTMGYILMAFSLGLIPFSVQYVVLRGFYAYEDTRTPFYNTVIVAAVNAVASALCYVLLPAQWAVAGMAASYGLAYATGVGVAWKRLRTRLGGDLDGRHVVRTYTRLAGASIPAALLGGAAAYAVMNVLGKGIAGSLAALTAGGITLIVIFYLAAKRMRIAELNAMVGMVRGRLGR is encoded by the coding sequence ATGAACGCGCCGTACGACGGTGATCGCGGCCATGGCCGGGGTGAGGACCCGGCAGGCCGGGTGCCGCACGCGCCCCACGATCCGTATGCCCCGGAGCCGCACCAGCAGGACCCGTATCTGGGCGACCCCCGCCAGATCTCGTACAGCCGGCTGCCGTACCTCCAGGACCCGTACGCGCACGATCCGTACGGCGGAGGCACCTACGACACCGGCACCTTCGAGGCCTACCCGTACCCGACGCAGGATCCCTATGCGCATGATCCGCTGACGGACGCCCGCTACGACCGCGCCGCGCACCCGCCGCCGCCCGCCGGTCCCCCGGCGCAGGGGCAGCTGTACGGCCAGCCAGCGCCCGGCCAGCACGCCCCGGACCCCCAGGTGTGGGCGCCCACGCCCGCGCCCCAGCCCGAGGGGCCCTCCCAGTACCTCCCGTACGGCGACGACCCGGCACACACCCAGTACGTGGGCGTGGACGACCTGGTCACCCATGCCGCCGACGACCGGCCGCAGCCGGACGCCTTCGCGCACCTCTACCGCGACCAGCAGCCGTACGGGCAGCAGACCACCATGGAGCCCGCCCACACCATGGAGTCCGCGCAGCAGCAGACCCAGCCCTACCCCCAGGTGCAGCAGCACCAGCAGGCGTACCCGCCGGTGCCGCCGCCGATGGGCGGGCCCATGCCGCCTCCCGCGGCGGAGCCCGAGCCCCTGGAGGAGACCGAGGCGCCCGCCCCGGCCACCGCCCGCAAGCGCGGCAAGGCCGCGAGCGTCCTCCAGTCCAGCGCGCTGATGGCCGCCGGCACCCTGGTCTCCCGGCTGACCGGCTTCATCCGCCAGATCGTGATCGTCGCGGCGCTCGGCGGCGCGATGCTCGGCGACGCCTACGGCGTCGCGTACCAGCTCCCGGCGATGGTCTACTTCCTCACCGTCGGTGGCGGCCTGAACTCCGTCTTCGTGCCCCAGCTCGTCCGCGCCATGAAGGAGGACGACGACGGGGGCGTCGCCTTCGCCAACCGGCTGCTCACCCTGGCCATGGTGATCCTCGGCGCCCTGGTGGCGGTGTCGATGTTCGCCGCCCCCTGGCTCATCCAGCTGCTCTCCCCCGAGATCGCGAGCAAACCCGCAGGCAACGAGGTCGCCGTCACCTTCGCCCGCTACTGCCTGCCCACCCTCTTCTTCATGGGTGTGCACGTGGTGGTGGGGCAGATCCTCAACGCGCGCGGCCGCTTCGGCGCCATGATGTGGACACCGGTCCTCAACAACGTCGTCGTGATCGCCTCCTTCTCCCTGTTCATCTGGGTGTTCGGCACCCACGCCGAGTCCAATATGACGGAAACGACGATCACCGCCGAGGGCATCCGGCTGCTCGGCATGGGCACCCTGCTCGGCCTCACCGTCCAGGCGCTGGCGATGTTCCCCTACCTCCGGGCGACCGGCTTCCGCTACCGGCCGCGCTTCGACTGGCGCGGCAAGGGCCTGGGCAAGTCCGCCAGGCTCGCCAAGTGGACCGTGCTGTTCGTCCTGGCCAACCAGGTCGGCCTGGTCGTGGTCACCCGGCTGTCCACCGCGGCCGGTGCCGAGTCCGGCGTCAAGGGCGCCGGCTTCGTCGGCTACACCAGTGCCCAGCTGATCTGGGGCATGCCGCAGGCGATCATCACCGTCTCCGTGATGGCCGCGCTGCTGCCCCGGCTCTCCCGGGCCGCCCACGACGGGGACGCGGGCGCCGTCCGCGACGACATCTCGCAGGGCCTGCGCACCTCCGCGGTGGCCATCGTCCCGGTCGCCTTCGCCTTCCTCGCGCTGGGCGTCCCCATCAGCACCCTGCTGTTCGGCGCCTCGGGTACCAACCAGGCCGTGACCATGGGCTACATCCTCATGGCGTTCAGCCTCGGCCTGATCCCGTTCTCCGTGCAGTACGTCGTCCTGCGCGGCTTCTACGCCTACGAGGACACCCGCACCCCCTTCTACAACACGGTGATCGTCGCCGCCGTGAACGCCGTCGCCTCCGCCCTCTGCTACGTGCTGCTCCCCGCACAGTGGGCCGTGGCCGGCATGGCCGCCTCTTACGGCCTCGCCTACGCGACCGGCGTAGGCGTCGCCTGGAAGCGCCTGCGCACGCGGCTGGGCGGCGATCTGGACGGCCGCCACGTGGTCCGTACGTACACCCGTCTGGCGGGTGCCAGCATCCCCGCCGCGCTGCTGGGCGGCGCCGCCGCATACGCCGTCATGAACGTGCTGGGCAAGGGCATCGCGGGCTCCCTCGCGGCCTTGACCGCGGGCGGCATTACCCTGATCGTCATCTTCTATCTGGCTGCGAAGCGGATGCGCATCGCCGAGCTGAACGCCATGGTTGGTATGGTCCGCGGACGTCTCGGCCGTTGA
- a CDS encoding MFS transporter: MPVVRDLRVLLQLRDFRHLLTVRLLSQLADGVYQVALAAYVVFSPEKETSAAAIASAMAVLLLPYSVLGPFAGVLLDRWRRRQVLLNGNLLRGALAGGTAVLMLADVPDGLFYASALTVTAINRFVLAGLSAALPRVVDTHERLVMANALSPTAGTLAATLGGTLAFAVRLAAPEGSTSDALVVLVGAVIYLGAGLAALRMSPGLLGPDPGQLQPRLRTALHSTAHGLAAGLRHLRERPLAARVLAAMSLMRFCYGALTVMLLMLCRYAWGDSESDGLALLGLAVALSGAGFFTAAVVTPWAAARFGTTGWIGLCAAAAAVLEPGLGLPFEPAPMLAAAFILGFTTQGAKIATDTVVQATVDDEFRGRIFSFYDVFFNVAFVGAAGVAALMLPPDGRSVVLVVGVAVIYGVIAAAFLGFRRR; the protein is encoded by the coding sequence ATGCCTGTTGTGCGCGATCTGCGGGTGCTGCTCCAGCTACGCGACTTCCGCCACCTCTTGACCGTCCGTCTGCTGTCACAGCTGGCCGACGGCGTCTACCAGGTCGCGCTCGCCGCCTATGTCGTCTTCTCCCCGGAGAAGGAGACCTCGGCGGCCGCCATCGCCTCCGCCATGGCCGTGCTGCTGCTTCCCTACTCCGTGCTCGGTCCCTTCGCCGGGGTGCTCCTGGACCGCTGGCGGCGCCGCCAGGTGCTGCTCAACGGCAATCTGCTGCGCGGCGCCCTCGCCGGCGGCACCGCGGTGCTGATGCTCGCGGACGTCCCCGACGGCCTCTTCTACGCCTCGGCGCTCACCGTCACGGCGATCAACCGCTTCGTCCTCGCCGGTCTCTCGGCCGCCCTGCCGCGCGTCGTCGACACCCACGAGCGGCTCGTGATGGCCAACGCGCTCTCACCCACCGCCGGCACCCTCGCGGCGACCCTGGGCGGCACCCTGGCGTTCGCCGTGCGCCTCGCGGCCCCGGAGGGCTCGACCTCGGACGCGCTGGTGGTGCTGGTCGGTGCGGTGATCTACCTCGGCGCCGGGCTCGCCGCCCTCCGCATGTCGCCCGGTCTGCTGGGACCCGACCCGGGCCAACTCCAGCCACGGCTGCGTACGGCCCTGCACAGCACCGCCCATGGTCTCGCGGCCGGTCTGCGCCACCTGCGGGAGCGGCCCCTGGCGGCGCGTGTGCTGGCCGCGATGTCGCTGATGCGCTTCTGCTACGGCGCGCTCACCGTCATGCTGCTCATGCTCTGCCGGTACGCCTGGGGCGACAGCGAGTCCGACGGGCTGGCGCTGCTGGGGCTCGCCGTCGCACTCTCGGGGGCGGGCTTCTTCACCGCGGCGGTGGTCACCCCCTGGGCGGCGGCCCGCTTCGGCACCACCGGCTGGATCGGTCTCTGCGCCGCGGCGGCGGCCGTTCTCGAACCCGGCCTCGGTCTCCCCTTCGAGCCCGCCCCGATGCTCGCCGCCGCCTTCATCCTGGGGTTCACCACACAGGGCGCGAAGATCGCCACGGACACGGTTGTCCAGGCCACCGTCGACGACGAGTTCCGCGGCCGGATCTTCTCCTTCTACGACGTCTTCTTCAACGTCGCCTTCGTCGGCGCCGCGGGGGTCGCCGCGCTGATGCTGCCGCCTGACGGACGGTCGGTCGTGCTGGTGGTGGGGGTGGCGGTGATCTATGGGGTGATTGCAGCCGCTTTCCTGGGATTTCGCCGCCGGTAA